The genomic stretch GTTAAATATTTTTTTATATCCTCTATGTTGTTATTTTCTATTAGTTTTTTTAATTTTTTCATTTCTTTTTCAAATTTTTTTATCCAGAGTAAAATATTTTTTTTATTATACAAAAAGATTTCCGACCACATTTGAGGATTACTTTTTCCTATTCTTGTTGTATCAAGAAAACCTGAACCAAAAAAATCCTTTAAAATATTTTTATTTTTTTGAGCAGTTGCAAGAAGGGAATAAACTAAAAAATGAGGTAAATGACTGGTAAAACCAAGAATTCTATCATGTTCTTCTGGACTCATCTCAAAAACTTTACTTCCTAAACTTTTCCATATTTTTTTTGTTTTTTCTTTTGCAATTTTATTGGTTTCTTCAGTAATTGTAATCACGGCTGTTTTATTTTCAAATAGACCTTCTTTTATGAAATCTATACCGCTTTTTTCAGAACCAGATATTGGATGGGAACCAACAAAATTTGTCTTTTCTCCAATAATTTTTTTAACTTTTTCACAAATAATTTTTTTTACACTTGCCACATCAGTAAAAAAAATTTCAGGTTTAACTTTTTTTATCAGTTTAATATATTCTTCTATAGTTCTTATTGGAGTTGCAAGAATAAGAAAATCAACTTTTTCAATTAATTCTTCGGGATTTTTACAGTACATATCAATTGCTCTAATTTGTACTGCTTTTTCCATTGTTTCCTTTTTTCTGCTATATCCAATAATTTTTTCTGCTATTTTTTTCTTTTTTAAGTCAAGTCCCAGGGAACCACCTATCAAGCCAAGTCCAATAATTCCAATATTTTTAAATTCAGAC from bacterium encodes the following:
- a CDS encoding prephenate dehydrogenase/arogenate dehydrogenase family protein, which produces MSEFKNIGIIGLGLIGGSLGLDLKKKKIAEKIIGYSRKKETMEKAVQIRAIDMYCKNPEELIEKVDFLILATPIRTIEEYIKLIKKVKPEIFFTDVASVKKIICEKVKKIIGEKTNFVGSHPISGSEKSGIDFIKEGLFENKTAVITITEETNKIAKEKTKKIWKSLGSKVFEMSPEEHDRILGFTSHLPHFLVYSLLATAQKNKNILKDFFGSGFLDTTRIGKSNPQMWSEIFLYNKKNILLWIKKFEKEMKKLKKLIENNNIEDIKKYLTKSKNFREDLE